The Astatotilapia calliptera chromosome 14, fAstCal1.2, whole genome shotgun sequence genome includes a region encoding these proteins:
- the LOC113036500 gene encoding olfactory receptor 11A1-like, whose protein sequence is MMINTTQLSFFTLAGYFDTGRVTYLCFFVILALYIFIVGSNVLLIVVICVNRSLHEPMYMFLCSLFVNELYGSTGLFPFLLVQILSDVHTVSASFCFLQIFCVYAYGSIEFSNLAVISYDRYLAICCPLRYHTCMSSSKVSVLIALTWLLTFFAISVLISLSAPLQLCGNIINKVYCDNYSIVKLACSDTTANNIYGILYTFTLVLLVTLIFYTYMRILKVCFSGSKQMRHKAISTCTPHLASLLNFSCGAFFEIIQNRFDMRQLPNMLRIFLSIYWLTCQPLFNPVIYGLNLTKIRVSCKNVICRMKVFTLCHKSNFKI, encoded by the coding sequence ATGATGATAAACACCACACAGCTCTCCTTTTTCACCCTTGCTGGCTATTTTGACACAGGACGTGTCACTTACTTGTGCTTCTTTGTTATTCTTGCTTTGTATATTTTCATTGTAGGTTCCAATGTCCTGCTGATTGTGGTTATCTGTGTGAACAGAAGCTTACATGAACCTATGTACATGTTTCTGTGCAGCCTGTTTGTGAATGAGCTGTATGGTAGTACAGGGCTGTTTCCGTTCCTCCTGGTTCAGATCCTCTCTGATGTTCACACTGTTTCtgcttcattttgtttcttgCAGATCTTCTGTGTCTATGCATATGGAAGTATTGAGTTTAGTAACTTGGCTGTTATTTCTTATGACAGATATCTTGCCATCTGCTGTCCTCTGCGATATCACACATGTATGAGTTCTAGTAAGGTATCCGTGCTCATTGCACTAACATGGTTGTTGACTTTTTTTGCAATAAGTGTTTTAATTTCTCTGAGTGctcctctgcagctgtgtgGGAACATCATTAACAAAGTGTACTGTGACAACTACTCCATTGTTAAACTGGCCTGTTCTGACACCACAGCCAATAACATCTATGGAATACTCTACACGTTCACTTTAGTTCTTCTGGTAACTTTAATTTTTTACACCTACATGAGGATCCTTAAAGTCTGTTTTTCTGGATCCAAACAGATGCGACACAAAGCCATCAGCACCTGCACGCCTCACCTCGCCTCACTGCTCAATTTTTCATGTGGTGCTTTTTTTGAAATTATACAAAACAGATTTGATATGAGACAGCTCCCAAATATGTTGCGTATTTTTTTATCAATATATTGGCTGACGTGCCAACCACTCTTCAATCCTGTAATCTATGGGCTAAATCTGACCAAAATCCGAGTctcatgtaaaaatgtaatttgtagAATGAAGGTTTTTACACTTTGTCAcaaatcaaactttaaaatataa
- the LOC113036503 gene encoding olfactory receptor 142-like: protein MINTTQLSFFTLTGYFDTGRVTYLCFFVILALYIFIVGSNVLLIVVICVNRSLHEPMYMFLCSLFMNELYGSTGLFPSLLVQILSDVHTVSTSICFLQVFCVHSYGAVEYLNLAIMSYDRYLAICCPLQYNTHMTSKKIGILIAATWFYPCFAMVVLLSLTSPLQFCGNTIYKVYCDTHSVVKLACSDTTVINLYGLLATFSTIFGALLFILYTYMKILLVCFSGSDQTRQKAISTCTPHLASILNFSFGASFEILQSRFNMKNVPNMLRIFLSLYFLTCQPLFNPVMYGLKMTKIRNICKSLITNTHL, encoded by the coding sequence ATGATAAACACCACACAGCTCTCCTTTTTCACCCTTACTGGCTATTTTGACACAGGACGTGTCACTTACTTGTGCTTCTTTGTTATTCTTGCTTTGTATATTTTCATTGTAGGTTCCAATGTCCTGCTGATTGTGGTTATCTGTGTGAACAGAAGCTTACATGAACCTATGTACATGTTTCTGTGCAGCCTGTTTATGAATGAGCTGTATGGTAGTACAGGGCTGTTTCCGTCCCTCCTGGTTCAGATCCTCTCTGATGTTCACACTGTTTCTACCAGTATCTGTTTCCTGCAGGTTTTCTGTGTACATTCATATGGGGCTGTAGAATATTTAAATTTAGCCATCATGTCTTACGACAGGTACCTTGCTATCTGCTGTCCTCTGCAATACAACACACATATGACATCAAAAAAAATCGGCATACTTATAGCTGCAACGTGGTTCTATCCTTGTTTTGCAATGGTTGTCTTGCTATCTTTAACTTCACCTTTGCAGTTCTGTGGAAACACAATTTATAAAGTATATTGTGACACACACTCTGTTGTGAAGTTGGCATGCTCAGACACCACTGTGATCAACTTGTATGGCCTCCTTGCTACTTTTAGCACAATCTTTGGCGCTTTGCTTTTCATTCTTTACACCTACATGAAGATTctgctggtttgtttttctggttCTGATCAGACGAGACAGAAGGCTATCAGTACCTGCACGCCTCACCTGGCTTCCATATTGAACTTTTCCTTTGGAGCCAGCTTTGAAATTTTACAGAGCAGATTTAATATGAAAAATGTGCCAAACATGCTGCGCATATTTTTATCATTATATTTTCTTACATGCCAGCCGCTCTTCAATCCTGTGATGTACGGCCTGAAAATGACCAAAATCCGCAACATCTGTAAAAGTCtgataacaaacacacacctctga
- the LOC113036501 gene encoding olfactory receptor 11A1-like, giving the protein MTNSTQFSHFRLAFLNIGIFKYLFFMLVMCFFVSVVCTNVLLIVVICVNRSLHEPMYMFLCNLFVNALYGSTSLFPLLLLHIICDINIISASLCYLQIYCIHCYGSAEYLNLAVMSYDRYLAICFPLQYNTYMTPKRIAILIAITWLYAILACALMISLSSTLPLCGNIIDKVYCDNYSVIKLACSDTKALNIYGIIIVLCTVCCPLIFMLYTYIKILRVCSSGSKQVRQKAVTTCSPHLACVLNFSCGACFEILQSRFNMSGVPILLRIFLSLYWLISQPLLNPLVYGLNMTKIRILCKNLLTLRPLN; this is encoded by the coding sequence ATGACAAACTCTACACAGTTCTCACATTTCAGACTTGCATTCTTGAATATTGGGATTttcaagtatttattttttatgcttgtcatgtgtttctttgtttcagtaGTTTGCACCAATGTTCTGCTGATTGTGGTTATCTGTGTGAACAGAAGCTTACATGAACCTATGTACATGTTTCTGTGCAACCTGTTTGTGAATGCACTGTATGGTAGCACATCTCTGTTTCCACTGCTCCTGCTTCACATCATCTGTGATATTAATATCATTTCTGCATCTTTATGTTACTTGCAGATTTATTGTATTCACTGCTATGGGAGTGCTGAATATCTTAATCTGGCTGTTATGTCTTATGACAGATATCTCGCTATCTGTTTTCCATTGCAATACAACACATACATGACACCCAAGAGGATTGCTATACTAATTGCTATAACATGGTTATATGCTATTCTTGCATGTGCTCTCATGATTTCATTGAGCTCCACTTTACCACTTTGTGGGAACATTATTGACAAAGTGTACTGTGACAACTACTCTGTCATAAAGCTGGCTTGTTCTGACACTAAAGCACTTAATATATATggaattattattgttttatgcaCAGTATGTTGTCCTCTGATATTCATGCTTTACACTTACATAAAAATCCTTAGAGTTTGTTCTTCTGGTTCCAAACAGGTGAGGCAGAAAGCTGTCACTACCTGCAGTCCTCATCTTGCCTGTGTGTTAAACTTTTCATGTGGAGCTTGCTTTGAAATATTACAGAGTAGGTTCAATATGAGCGGTGTACCTATTTTGTTACGTATATTTCTCTCATTATATTGGCTAATAAGCCAACCACTATTAAATCCTTTAGTTTATGGCCTGAACATGACTAAGATCCGCATTTTATGTAAAAATCTGCTGACACTTAGACCTTTAAATTGA